In Desulfosediminicola ganghwensis, a single window of DNA contains:
- a CDS encoding condensin complex protein MksE, with amino-acid sequence MDNKYDLPNLAQIFSDLQQGKHLCYMDGSKFFSLVDRKKDFTACFSALGYELIYHPREFFYFKANKNKTNNENIKQMALFTFLLIENLDKRERDLEDALMTTRFSLDLLPHLTTERYRDLMKEVRITDSGGLRSVVKTMARYGFATIIGSGQNFEFTPPIYRFFDLCVEAIAEDNQFGKMEVWSD; translated from the coding sequence ATGGACAATAAGTATGACCTTCCAAATCTTGCTCAAATCTTCAGTGACTTGCAACAGGGAAAACATCTTTGCTATATGGATGGTTCAAAATTCTTCTCTTTAGTTGACCGGAAAAAGGACTTTACTGCGTGCTTTTCTGCACTAGGATACGAATTGATATACCACCCACGGGAATTTTTTTACTTCAAAGCAAATAAAAACAAAACAAACAATGAGAATATCAAGCAAATGGCGCTATTTACATTTCTTCTCATTGAAAATCTTGATAAACGCGAAAGAGACCTTGAAGATGCCCTGATGACTACCAGGTTTTCATTGGATTTACTCCCTCACCTAACAACCGAACGGTACAGAGACTTGATGAAAGAAGTCAGAATAACAGATAGCGGGGGATTAAGGTCGGTTGTCAAAACCATGGCAAGATATGGCTTTGCAACCATTATCGGCAGCGGCCAAAATTTTGAGTTCACTCCTCCCATTTATCGCTTTTTCGATCTGTGTGTTGAAGCAATAGCGGAGGATAATCAGTTCGGTAAAATGGAGGTTTGGAGTGACTAG
- a CDS encoding DUF3987 domain-containing protein → MISAEQIGLALDGRLMPGGEWRCICPAHDDHNPSLDIKDGDTGKPIVICRAGCSSEAVISALARQGLWYSKADQTPFSQEEHQENRLKREAENKRKWELAKKTGRRLGERSILARQDHPYLSRKGVKAVPYLCELSIEEVEATIGYIPKQGKEPLQGRILLAPFFDSTYHFWTLEMIDPDGRKAALAGGRKQGHFFTPEDLPESPKRIFIAEGIATCLSIKEATCMPTISVGSCTNFLPVAKALKEQYESVEIVICGDLGNGAKSATDAATLVGGKVIFPPNHLGEGADFNDLHVKNGLSAVREQLSLALNDNQNEWPDPEEIKAELQPVAPLTSEMIPAPFREWVEDIAYRMQAPVDYVAVALIVVCGSLIGTRCRIKPKQKDDWAVTPNLWGAVIGPPSAMKSPTLNEILKKTLSKLEIIAAEEHKQAKLESLAKMYVKEEQVREIKSQIRQAVKKKDEAKAEEIANQMQPEQSLEPPQERRYKTNDATIEKLNDLLSRNPSGLLVFRDELMGLFKRLDKAGNETDRAFYLESFNGDGSFIDDRIGRGTIRTEKLCLSLLGGVQPDKIKSYLHAAIHGGENDGFVQRLQLSVFPDQGEWKYTDQYPSSQAKNRAYELIEALDNYPFEDRQYLRFSEDAQIVFIEWLTDLQTNKLLDDTTHPILVEHLTKYRSLMPSLALIFHLLDMIDSGRTLQPVSEHAAIMAACWCDYLETHARRIYSLALDPAQTSLGALAKKLQQGKLKNGFTIRDIQRKGWTMLSDPILVKEALEMLVSAGWLRPVDIPQYGAGRPKSLAYHINPKIWDSV, encoded by the coding sequence ATGATTAGTGCAGAACAGATAGGGTTAGCTCTGGATGGACGTTTAATGCCTGGTGGGGAATGGCGTTGCATCTGCCCGGCTCACGACGACCATAATCCATCTTTGGATATAAAAGATGGGGATACAGGTAAGCCAATTGTTATTTGTCGTGCTGGTTGCTCTTCTGAGGCGGTTATATCAGCTCTAGCGAGGCAAGGTTTATGGTACTCAAAAGCAGATCAGACACCTTTTTCGCAAGAGGAGCATCAGGAGAATAGGCTGAAACGTGAAGCAGAAAACAAGCGAAAGTGGGAACTGGCTAAAAAAACAGGTCGTAGGCTAGGTGAACGTTCTATCCTAGCGCGCCAAGATCACCCCTATTTATCACGCAAAGGAGTAAAAGCTGTACCGTATTTGTGCGAGTTATCCATCGAAGAGGTTGAAGCAACCATAGGCTACATCCCAAAACAGGGGAAGGAACCTCTACAGGGGCGTATACTCTTGGCACCATTCTTTGATTCTACGTATCACTTCTGGACACTCGAAATGATCGATCCTGATGGACGTAAGGCAGCCCTTGCAGGTGGCCGGAAGCAAGGCCATTTCTTTACACCAGAGGACTTACCAGAGTCACCTAAGCGTATTTTCATAGCAGAAGGCATAGCTACCTGCCTGTCAATCAAAGAGGCAACCTGCATGCCAACGATCAGTGTTGGGAGTTGTACGAATTTTTTACCTGTAGCGAAGGCCTTGAAGGAACAATATGAGAGTGTTGAAATAGTCATTTGCGGTGATCTTGGTAATGGTGCCAAGTCTGCTACGGATGCAGCCACTCTCGTGGGCGGAAAAGTAATTTTCCCGCCTAACCATCTTGGCGAGGGCGCTGACTTCAACGACCTACACGTCAAAAATGGTTTGAGCGCTGTTCGCGAACAGTTGTCACTGGCACTCAATGACAATCAAAATGAATGGCCAGATCCTGAAGAAATTAAGGCAGAACTGCAACCAGTTGCACCACTAACAAGCGAAATGATCCCTGCCCCCTTCCGTGAGTGGGTCGAGGATATAGCGTATAGAATGCAAGCTCCTGTAGACTATGTAGCAGTCGCCTTGATCGTTGTCTGTGGTTCTCTTATTGGCACACGTTGTAGGATCAAGCCAAAACAAAAGGACGATTGGGCTGTTACCCCTAACCTATGGGGGGCAGTGATCGGACCTCCATCGGCAATGAAGAGCCCTACCCTAAACGAGATATTGAAAAAAACACTTTCAAAGCTCGAAATAATAGCAGCTGAGGAGCATAAACAGGCAAAACTTGAATCTCTCGCAAAAATGTATGTAAAAGAAGAGCAAGTCAGGGAGATTAAAAGTCAGATTCGGCAGGCGGTTAAGAAAAAAGATGAAGCCAAGGCCGAAGAAATTGCTAATCAAATGCAACCTGAGCAATCCTTAGAGCCGCCACAGGAAAGAAGATACAAAACCAATGACGCAACCATTGAAAAACTAAACGACTTACTGAGCCGTAACCCTTCAGGATTGCTTGTCTTCCGTGACGAACTCATGGGGTTGTTCAAGAGGCTGGATAAGGCTGGTAATGAGACGGACAGGGCCTTTTACCTCGAGTCATTCAATGGGGATGGCAGTTTTATTGATGACCGAATTGGTCGGGGTACTATACGTACCGAAAAACTTTGTTTGTCGCTACTCGGCGGAGTCCAGCCGGATAAGATCAAAAGTTATTTACACGCAGCCATACATGGTGGGGAGAATGACGGATTTGTACAGAGGTTGCAACTCTCTGTGTTTCCAGACCAAGGCGAGTGGAAATATACCGACCAGTACCCTAGTTCGCAAGCCAAGAACAGAGCATATGAACTCATCGAGGCCCTTGATAATTACCCATTTGAGGATAGGCAATACCTACGATTCTCAGAAGATGCCCAGATTGTGTTCATCGAGTGGCTTACGGATTTACAGACAAATAAGCTATTGGACGACACTACACATCCAATTTTAGTAGAACACCTAACCAAATACCGTTCTTTAATGCCTTCTTTGGCGCTTATATTCCACCTATTGGATATGATTGATAGTGGCAGAACATTACAACCAGTCTCTGAACATGCTGCGATCATGGCTGCTTGCTGGTGTGATTATTTGGAAACGCATGCAAGGCGCATATATTCTCTCGCTCTTGATCCTGCGCAAACGAGTCTTGGAGCCCTCGCCAAAAAGCTACAGCAAGGGAAACTGAAAAACGGATTTACAATTCGCGATATTCAACGCAAAGGTTGGACCATGCTTAGCGACCCAATCTTAGTTAAAGAGGCTTTAGAGATGCTCGTGAGTGCAGGATGGTTAAGACCAGTGGATATACCTCAGTATGGTGCAGGTCGACCAAAATCACTGGCTTACCATATAAATCCGAAAATATGGGACAGTGTGTGA
- a CDS encoding tyrosine-type recombinase/integrase: MSKLTVLQIKHAKGQCRLADGKGLFFEITISGSKRWLYRYKILGKNGNYIIGHYPEISLQAARQARDEAKKLVQEGVNPAAARREKKLQKIALQHQEKQRRLGKFEILAREWIETQKGRWSENHSLAVLSSLKANVFPYIGGQPIETITPPEVLKIIRRIESRGSLEIAKKVLQRMNSVFRYAVQTGKATYNPAADMKGVLKSRTVTHTPSLLDRELAQLLRDITNNQKLFVATRLALHFTALTACRPGEVRQARWEEFNLDLKEWYIPAERMKMKREHIVPLSKQALSVLERSGKLFGTDGFVFPAPRHLEKPMSDNTMGKALRDMGYKGRATPHGFRASFSTMAYESGEFPPEVIEKALAHEEKNKIKRAYNRAEYLEQRRSLLDWWGEKLQTLENTSEIIDFHRVRRR; this comes from the coding sequence ATGTCCAAGCTTACAGTTCTGCAAATAAAACACGCAAAGGGCCAATGTCGCCTGGCTGATGGCAAAGGGCTCTTTTTTGAAATCACCATTAGCGGAAGTAAGCGTTGGTTATACCGGTACAAAATACTGGGCAAAAACGGTAACTACATAATTGGTCATTATCCAGAGATAAGCCTTCAAGCGGCTCGTCAGGCACGGGATGAAGCTAAGAAGCTGGTCCAAGAAGGTGTCAACCCCGCCGCAGCACGAAGGGAGAAAAAACTTCAAAAAATCGCCCTTCAACATCAAGAAAAGCAAAGGCGTCTTGGCAAATTTGAAATCTTAGCACGTGAATGGATTGAAACTCAAAAAGGTCGGTGGAGTGAGAATCACTCCCTGGCGGTTTTATCTTCACTCAAAGCTAATGTTTTCCCCTACATTGGTGGTCAACCCATTGAAACCATCACCCCGCCGGAAGTATTAAAAATCATACGACGAATTGAGAGTCGAGGTTCTCTCGAGATCGCAAAAAAGGTCCTGCAAAGGATGAACTCCGTTTTCCGCTACGCTGTACAGACAGGGAAGGCGACTTACAACCCAGCAGCCGACATGAAGGGCGTTCTGAAGTCCAGAACCGTTACCCATACGCCTTCCCTCCTTGATCGCGAATTAGCACAACTTTTGCGAGACATTACCAACAACCAAAAGCTATTTGTTGCTACACGCCTTGCCCTGCATTTTACAGCGCTTACTGCTTGCCGCCCTGGTGAAGTCAGGCAAGCGAGATGGGAAGAGTTCAACTTGGATTTGAAGGAGTGGTACATCCCCGCTGAACGCATGAAAATGAAGCGTGAGCACATTGTCCCCTTATCAAAGCAGGCCCTCTCTGTGCTTGAGCGATCCGGGAAGCTTTTTGGAACCGATGGATTTGTTTTCCCAGCTCCCAGGCACCTTGAAAAGCCAATGTCGGACAACACCATGGGAAAAGCTTTGCGTGACATGGGGTATAAAGGTAGGGCAACCCCCCACGGATTTAGAGCTTCTTTTTCTACGATGGCATATGAAAGCGGCGAATTCCCTCCTGAAGTGATCGAAAAAGCATTAGCACACGAAGAAAAAAACAAAATCAAGAGAGCCTATAATCGAGCTGAATATTTAGAACAACGAAGGAGTCTTTTAGACTGGTGGGGGGAGAAACTTCAAACCCTAGAGAACACTTCTGAGATCATCGACTTTCACAGGGTAAGAAGGAGATAG
- a CDS encoding Wadjet anti-phage system protein JetD domain-containing protein, which translates to MRVLAKILNTLEAEGSIAFSKVSLKNRQKLTRLIETEIVRIDYTGAGKKYVTQDSKSLASYSLSIFPEGLDKAIVGTENRIDATAVYRNSKQGFDKQKTSVVLIRVFSPHPTVLRLNGQQLPAYEWCNLTGCAAITLVEGDRLEVNGNLATVENRTVFLNFDDIDTLETKIDMIIWTQGRFSRKVIDSIFVNSGCRFLHFGDYDPVGIDEYLKLKELNSRVELFVPHNLEALFKYGSEQLLNDSRTVYERLRSSEDPQARKVVELMSQYNRGLEHEALLIK; encoded by the coding sequence ATGAGGGTTTTAGCAAAAATATTAAATACCCTTGAAGCTGAAGGCAGCATTGCTTTCAGTAAGGTTTCATTGAAAAACCGGCAAAAGTTAACCAGGCTTATTGAGACCGAAATTGTTCGCATTGATTATACCGGGGCAGGAAAGAAATACGTCACGCAGGATTCTAAATCCCTGGCAAGCTATTCGCTATCGATTTTCCCTGAAGGACTTGATAAGGCGATCGTGGGCACTGAAAACCGTATTGATGCCACAGCAGTATATCGCAATTCCAAACAGGGTTTTGATAAACAAAAAACCTCTGTCGTTCTTATCAGGGTGTTCTCGCCCCACCCCACCGTATTACGACTGAACGGACAGCAATTGCCGGCATACGAATGGTGCAATCTTACCGGATGTGCTGCAATTACCCTTGTTGAGGGAGACAGGTTAGAGGTAAATGGCAATCTAGCAACTGTCGAAAATAGAACTGTCTTTTTGAATTTTGATGATATAGACACCTTGGAGACCAAAATCGACATGATTATTTGGACACAAGGACGATTTAGCAGGAAGGTGATAGACAGTATCTTTGTAAATAGTGGATGTAGATTTTTACACTTTGGCGATTACGATCCAGTAGGGATCGATGAATACTTAAAACTAAAGGAACTTAACTCTAGGGTTGAGTTGTTTGTTCCCCACAACCTCGAAGCTCTATTTAAGTATGGCAGTGAACAATTATTGAATGATAGCCGCACCGTATATGAACGCCTCCGGTCGTCAGAAGACCCACAGGCACGTAAGGTGGTCGAACTAATGAGTCAATACAACAGAGGCCTAGAACACGAGGCTTTATTGATCAAATAA
- a CDS encoding pyridoxine 5'-phosphate synthase — MPVDISTQYTLPSFPVNIEKLKRRTQWFMNQLEVNGHSVSILLIDDEEMSRFNNQYRGKEGPTNVLSFPLFEATEESPFSELPIDELGDIIISLDTALREAHELDQPFPFRLNWLIVHGLLHLLGMDHERSEQEALEMYDKEQELLSRFEHYRRNQMTHLAINVDHIATIRQARGTTEPDPVTAAAMCELAGAEGIVIHLREDRRHIQDRDVHILRKTIKTKMNLEMGATKEMIGIALEVIPDLVTLVPEKRQELTTEGGLDVIGQKKKIAKAIEKLGQAGIPVSLFVDPDLEQIRTSHEIGATFVEIHTGRYCDAETEAEQEQEFQLIADSANEAYQLGLRVNAGHGLDYRNTARIAELDTIEELSIGHSIISRAAYVGIDQAVREMLAIIQQAKNSL; from the coding sequence ATGCCCGTAGATATCTCTACCCAGTACACACTGCCATCGTTCCCTGTTAATATTGAGAAACTGAAACGCAGGACTCAATGGTTCATGAACCAATTGGAGGTCAACGGACATTCCGTTTCCATACTGCTCATAGACGATGAAGAAATGAGCAGATTCAACAATCAGTATCGTGGTAAAGAAGGACCTACCAACGTTCTCTCTTTTCCTTTATTCGAAGCCACCGAGGAATCTCCCTTCTCAGAATTGCCCATTGATGAGCTGGGAGATATCATTATCTCCCTCGACACTGCCCTTCGTGAAGCTCATGAACTAGACCAGCCTTTTCCTTTCCGCCTGAACTGGCTTATCGTTCACGGATTGCTTCACCTGCTGGGTATGGATCATGAACGAAGCGAGCAGGAAGCTCTTGAGATGTATGATAAAGAGCAGGAGTTACTTTCCCGATTTGAACACTACAGGAGAAATCAAATGACGCATCTTGCAATTAACGTCGATCACATTGCAACAATTCGCCAGGCACGGGGAACCACCGAACCAGACCCGGTAACAGCCGCCGCAATGTGTGAGCTCGCCGGCGCTGAAGGTATCGTTATCCACCTGCGCGAAGATCGTCGCCACATCCAGGATCGCGATGTACATATTCTTCGCAAAACCATTAAAACCAAGATGAACCTTGAAATGGGCGCCACTAAAGAGATGATCGGTATCGCCCTGGAAGTAATTCCTGATCTTGTCACTCTGGTACCGGAAAAACGTCAGGAACTGACTACCGAGGGTGGTCTTGATGTAATAGGTCAGAAAAAGAAAATTGCTAAAGCAATAGAGAAGCTTGGCCAGGCAGGAATACCCGTCTCTCTTTTCGTCGACCCCGACCTTGAACAGATCCGTACCAGTCATGAAATTGGTGCGACCTTCGTGGAGATACATACCGGCAGATATTGCGATGCCGAGACCGAAGCTGAACAGGAGCAGGAGTTCCAACTCATTGCAGATTCCGCCAATGAAGCCTACCAGTTAGGTTTGCGAGTCAATGCAGGTCACGGGCTGGATTACCGTAACACGGCAAGGATTGCCGAACTGGATACCATCGAGGAACTTTCCATCGGTCACTCGATTATTAGCCGCGCAGCCTATGTTGGCATTGATCAGGCCGTTCGGGAAATGCTTGCCATTATTCAGCAAGCCAAAAACTCATTGTAG
- a CDS encoding helix-turn-helix transcriptional regulator has product MKTKLLRLPEVESITGLKKSAIYAWVKKGFFPPPVRLGAKAVAWRASDVQEWVDKLPRRNP; this is encoded by the coding sequence ATGAAAACCAAACTTCTCAGACTACCAGAAGTAGAGTCAATCACCGGCCTCAAGAAATCTGCAATCTACGCATGGGTCAAAAAGGGCTTTTTCCCACCACCTGTAAGGCTAGGCGCTAAAGCTGTCGCGTGGCGTGCCTCTGATGTTCAAGAGTGGGTCGACAAGCTTCCACGGAGGAATCCTTAA